The Limanda limanda chromosome 20, fLimLim1.1, whole genome shotgun sequence genome has a segment encoding these proteins:
- the cct5 gene encoding T-complex protein 1 subunit epsilon, protein MSSMGTLAFDEYGRPFIIIKDQDKKTRLSGIDALKSHIMAAKAVASTLKTSLGPNGLDKMMVDRDGEVTVTNDGATILSMMDVDHQIAKLMVELSKSQDDEIGDGTTGVVVLAGALLEQAEQLLDRGIHPIRISDGYDQAGIIAIAELDRIGETFPFDPNNREPLIQTAMTTLGSKVINRCHRQMAEIAVNAVLTVADMDRKDVDFELIKMEGKVGGKLEDTQLIKGVVVDKEFSHPQMPKVLKDVKIAILTCPFEPPKPKTKHKLDVTSVEDYKALQAYEKEKFAEMIQQVKSNGATLAICQWGFDDEANHLLLQNDLPAVRWVGGPEIELIAIATGGRIVPRFSELTPEKLGVAGLVKEISFGTTKDHMLVIQECKNTRAVTIFIRGGNKMIIEEAKRALHDALCVIRNLVRDNRVVYGGGASEIACALAVNQAADKCPSLEQYAMRAFADALEVIPMALAENSGLNPIQNMTEVRARQVKENNPFLGIDCLNNNTNDMKHQHVIETLIGKKQQILLATQVVKMILKIDDIRSQGESED, encoded by the exons ATGTCCAGTATGGGGACATTAGCGTTCGATGAGTATGGGAGGCCTTTCATCATCATTAAGGACCAGGACAAGAAGACACGGCTCTCGGGCATTGACGCACTTAAG tcTCACATTATGGCAGCCAAGGCGGTTGCGTCAACGCTCAAGACATCCCTGGGACCTAATG GCCTTGACAAGATGATGGTTGACAGGGATGGAGAAGTGACCGTCACCAACGACGGAGCCACCATTCTCAGCATGATGGATGTGGACCACCAGATTGCCAAGTTGATGGTGGAGCTCTCCAAGTCTCAGGATGATGAGATTGGTGATGGAACCACCGGAGTTGTTG tACTGGCTGGGGCTCTCCTTGAGCAGGCTGAGCAGCTTCTGGACCGCGGTATCCACCCCATCAGGATCTCTGACGGTTACGACCAGGCTGGAATCATTGCCATCGCGGAGCTGGACAGAATTGGAGAAACCTTCCCTTTCGATCCCAACAACAGAGAACCACTCATTCAGACTGCCATGACAACGCTGGGGTCCAAAGT TATCAACCGGTGCCACAGACAGATGGCGGAGATTGCAGTGAACGCCGTCCTTACTGTTGCCGACATGGACAGGAAGGATGTTGACTTTGAGCTGATCAAGATGGAGGGCAAGGTGGGAGGCAAGCTGGAGGACACACAGCTCATCAAAGGAGTCGTAGTGGACAAGGAGTTCAGCCACCCTCAGATGCCCAAG GTTCTGAAAGATGTAAAGATTGCTATCCTCACCTGCCCGTTTGAGCCCCCAAAGCCCAAGACTAAACATAAGTTGGATGTGACCTCCGTTGAAGACTACAAAGCACTCCAGGCGtatgaaaaggaaaagtttgCAGAGATGATCCAACAG GTCAAAAGTAACGGGGCTACCCTGGCCATCTGTCAGTGGGGCTTTGATGATGAAGCCAACCACCTTCTGCTGCAGAACGATCTGCCGGCCGTGCGATGGGTCGGAGGGCCCGAGATCGAG TTGATCGCCATTGCCACAGGAGGTCGCATCGTGCCGAGGTTCTCTGAGCTGACACCAGAGAAACTTGGCGTAGCTGGTTTGGTGAAGGAAATCTCCTTTGGTACTACAAAGGACCACATGCTGGTTATCCAGGAGTGCAAAAACACCAGGGCAGTGACCATTTTCATCCGTGGAGGCAACAAAATG ATCATTGAAGAGGCCAAGCGTGCACTCCATGATGCTCTGTGTGTCATTCGTAACCTGGTCAGAGATAACCGTGTTGTGTacggaggaggagcttcagagATTGCATGTGCCCTGGCTGTCAATCAGGCTGCAGACAAA TGTCCATCTTTGGAGCAGTATGCCATGAGGGCGTTTGCTGATGCTCTAGAGGTAATCCCCATGGCGTTGGCAGAGAACAGTGGACTGAACCCTATCCAGAACATGACAGAGGTCAGAGCCAGACAGGTCAAAGAGAACAACCCATTCCTCGGCATCGATTGTCTGAATAACAACACCAATG ATATGAAGCACCAACATGTGATCGAGACCCTGATCGGCAAGAAGCAGCAGATCCTGCTGGCTACTCAGGTGGTAAAGATGATCCTTAAGATCGACGACATCCGAAGCCAGGGGGAGAGCGAGGACTAG
- the cmbl gene encoding carboxymethylenebutenolidase homolog produces MANEARPCPCEIGDQIEYGGLGQELQIEHIQAYVVKPATASDKAVIVIQDIFGWQLPNTRYMADMLAANGYIAVCPDFFVGKAPWSPSDDWSTFQAWLEDKKPTNINKEVDAVLRFLKEQCGAKHIGAVGFCWGGTATHYLALQFPEVRAGVSVYGIVKEREDSYELKFPTLFIFGEKDPIIPLDQVGVLESKLKEKCTVDHQVKIFPGQTHGFVHRKREDVNPSDKPSIQEARSDMLNWLSKYM; encoded by the exons ATGGCAAACGAAGCCAGGCCCTGTCCCTGTGAAATCGGAGACCAGATTGAATACGGAGGTCTGGGCCAGGAGCTGCAGATTGAACACATTCAAGCTTATGTGGTCAAACCAGCCACTGCCTCTGACAAGGCCGTCATAGTCATACAGGACATCTTTGGATGGCAGCTCCCCAACACCAGATACATGGCTGACATGCTGGCTGCCAATGGATACAT AGCTGTTTGTCCAGACTTCTTTGTTGGGAAGGCGCCGTGGAGTCCATCTGATGACTGGTCCACATTTCAGGCGTGGCTAGAGGACAAGAAGccaacaaacataaacaa AGAGGTGGATGCGGTGCTGAGGTTCCTGAAGGAGCAGTGTGGGGCCAAACACATCGGAGCGGTGGGCTTCTGCTGGGGAGGGACCGCCACACACTACCTGGCCCTGCAGTTCCCAGAGGTCAGAGCTGGAGTGTCGGTCTACG GGATCgtcaaagagagggaggacagttATGAGCTGAAGTTCCCCACTCTGTTCATTTTTGGAGAAAAAGATCCCATCATCCCACTGGATCAA GTAGGAGTCCTTGAATCCAAGCTGAAGGAGAAATGCACAGTGGATCATCAGGTGAAGATCTTTCCTGGTCAGACCCATGGGTTTGTTCACCGCAAGAGAGAGGACGTCAACCCCTCAGACAAACCCAGCATCCAGGAGGCCAGATCAGACATGCTCAACTGGCTCAGCAAGTACATGTAG